GGTGTGGGTCTGGAGGGGCGCGGTGACCCGCGCAGGGAGGGAGCGCTGAACGAGGCTCGTGGGGCCAGGGCTACGTGAGCACTCCTGGCCCCGCTCGAGATCAGTGCGCCGCGTCGTAGGCGTCGCGGACGCTCTGTGCGATGCGACCGCGGGTGGAGACCTCGTAGCCATTGGCGTTGGCCCACTCGCGGATCTTCGCGAGCTCGTCCGCATTCCCGCGAGGCTTCGAGGCAGACCCGGAAGAAGTGGGTCGAGAAGCGCTCGCGCCGACCTTGCGGGCTGCTGCGATGTAGTCGGAGAACGCCTCGCGGAACTTGTCCGCGTTGTCGTTCGACAGGTCGATCTCGTAGTTGTTGCCGTCGAAGCCGAAGTGCACCGTGGTGCCGGCGCCGTCCTGCAGCTCTTCGTCGGTGAGGTCGTCGACGAGGGTGGTGATGACTTTCTGCGCCATGGTGATTCTCCTATTGCGGGGCTATTGCGCTCTCACTATGACAGATGGTTGATCACTGTGGGAAATGAATAGTCGACGTGCGCGTTTCAGGGCATGTCGATCGAATGCGGCGGGCGAAGCTCGGAGTCGCCGTTGCGGAGGCCGTCGGGTCACCTGCGACTCGGTGGCACTGAATCGCTGCAGCGGGGCGCCGCGGCCTTCGTCGGGCACCGGCGCTCAGGCTCGCCGGTCAGTTCGACCTACTCGAGGGTCTGCACGGACCGGGTGTACCACTTTTGCGTTCAGAAACCGGTACAGGCCCACGAGGCAGCTTTCCCCAGGTCAAACCGGCTTTTGAGGGCTCGTGCAGGTGTGAGTCGTGTACCAGTTCTGAGCCGTGATTTTCGAGAACCGGTACCCCCCGTGAGCCCTACTTCCCTGATTTCTCAAGGAAGTAGAAGGGTAGAGAGGCAGTTTGTACCGGTTGTACCGGTTTCTGCGGACCTCTACGCGCGCATGCGCGCATGCGCGCACACGCACACGCACACGCACACGCATAGAGTTCCCTCGAAAAAGCGGTACAGCTGGTACAGGGCGTGCTTTCCCCTGATCAGATCCGGTTTCAGGCCGTCCTGCGTCGGGTACGCGAAGTGGAACACCGCGAGCCCAGGACCGGTGAGGCGGCCAGGACTCGCCGCCTGAACTGGGCTTTTCGTTGCGTCGTCGAGCGCGAGCGTGTACCGAGAAATCCGGTACAAACCGGTACGAGGAAGAATCCCCCGGGGAGCAGGCGCTCATCGTGGGTTGGTTTGTGTGGTCGACGCCGGCACGGCGTGTTCGCACGGGCTGGGCGCGCCACCCCATGGTGACGTGTCCCGTTGCTCTGGCCGCCGTTGGCGGGTGAGCGCGTCAAGGTGGACTTGCCGCCCTCGGTCTGTCAGCAGCGGATGACTCGCCCAGTCCTCGCGATGTGGAAGATTCCATGAACTGCAGCCCCTGCGCCGCCTCGACGCGCGCGTGCGCTTCGTCGTCGATCGCGACTCGGACGACCTCGACGCCGCTGTCACGAAGTGCCGCGGTCAGCCACGCCTTCGGCCGCAACAGGTACTGCTCGACCTCGACGTCGATGACCGCGATGACGAGC
The sequence above is drawn from the Curtobacterium sp. MR_MD2014 genome and encodes:
- a CDS encoding histone-like nucleoid-structuring protein Lsr2 — translated: MAQKVITTLVDDLTDEELQDGAGTTVHFGFDGNNYEIDLSNDNADKFREAFSDYIAAARKVGASASRPTSSGSASKPRGNADELAKIREWANANGYEVSTRGRIAQSVRDAYDAAH